The following nucleotide sequence is from Cyanobacteriota bacterium.
CTATCTCTTGTGATGAAAGTGTCTCTGTGCCCTTAGTGATGACTGCTGACACCAAATGAGACAACCCTGCTTGGTCTGGAGCTTCCCATCGGCTACCTGCCTGGAAGAAAATTCGAGCTGCTACAATATCTGCGGCGGAGTTTTCTGTAACCAATACTACAATGCCATTGTTAAGCACCGCGCGATGGGTATGACGATGTTGTTGTACAAGAACCACAGACCAAAGACCCTTACCAAACGACACAAGCCTCCATCTTACATCCTGTGATTGTCAATAAGTATCAATCTAAACAGGCTTGTAAGAAACCAAAACGACATCCTTAAACAGCATCCTTGGCCATCAAGACTTTCAATAACCAGGCACATCAGAATGGGTAGACGGTTTAACAGAGAAGCTCGTTCCCAGGGGTAAGACTAACCGGCTGAGCACTCTGCCATCTTCCAAGTTATAGAGATGCAACTCACCACCAACTTGATGGACTAGAACTTGGCAAATCAGTAGGTGTAATCCAGACTCAACATTAATACTGGTTTTGGCTAACAGATCGTTGTGCTGCTTGGCCCGCAGAGTTTCCAGCACGACGGCATCAATTGAACCACTATCAGTCATTGAAATCTCTAGCCAGCGGGGATCTGACGATCGACACCAAATGTCAATGCGCCCCTTTGGCTCACAGCGTTGACAGGCCATAACCAGTAATTCATGGAGCACTAACTCAATTTTGACGGCATCTGTATTGATGAGCAGATTACCTTGCTGGTTATGAACTTGAATCCAGAGTTGCTGTTGCTTAACATATGCCTCAACCCGATCAATAGCACGCTTGAGCAACCCAGTGATAGGAATCGGCTGAATGTCTAGTGTGAGTTGCCACTGCTCCGTTGTCGTCAAAGCCAGCATGTCTTGCGTGACCTCTTCTAGCTGGCGAATTGCCTGCTGAAACTGTAGCCCCTGTAGCGGTTGGGTATCCAGTCGTCCGTTAGTTTGCGCCAGTAAATCTTGAATACGGTTGACACTATTGGTTAACACACGACACAAATCCTCAATCCGGCGATGCTTGTACCAATTCAGTTGCTCTAGTCGCTCAACATCAGCGTGAAGCCGTTGCGTCAGAGTCAAATAACGTCGAAACCAAGCTAATTGATTGACCAAGATGCCAAAGGCATTGAGATGGCGATCGAACCATACCCGTGCTATTTCATCGGCGACAATGATCACACCTGTCGGCTCATGCACTGGGCTAGTGCGCAATGCCATTACCAGTACTTGCCCAATATCTTGACCATTCAGCCACTGGCGGGTATCGCTAGGCAGTTGGTTGCGCGAGAGTTTTACTAGACCATCGCCCCCTAGCGCCCCTTGGATCAGCTTATCAGTTTGAACAGCGACTTCTCGGTTTGTGTCAATGGCAAAGCCCGGACGAGGATTTGGGTTGGTCAACAATCGCCCTGTCGATGCGCCCGGTTGCCAAGATACCAATGCTACTAGAGGCACCTGTAAAACTTGAGCCAGATGCTGCAATGCTACTCGCTCTAGGCGATCAACATCCGTTGCCTGTTGGATTGCCGTCAGCCCCCGATCAACCGTCTGGGCAATTTCCTGTTGACGGCTGGCTTGCTGCTGGAGTTGCCACTGGTGAACAATCAACCCAATCTGTTGACTGACAACGCTGACCAAGTCTCGCTCTGCTGTACTCCAAGCTCTTGTGACATCATATCCAATTAGAATCAGCCCTTCTAGCTTATCGTTGCCACCAATTGCACAAACCAGCGCCGACTTAATCCCGACATCCACAAAAGCATCTCGCCACGATCGCAGTCGTAAATCTTCATCAAAACTCTCGATGCCGATTGGTTGCCGACTGCGCTCCAGCATGTTGTAGTCGGTATCGCTGAGGGCAGGTAACGGCGATGACAATGGCCGACGGTTTGCTGGTTGTGCCTGGTAACACACATCAAATACCCGTTGATCGGAGTCATAAAACAACACAATGAACCGCTCTGCATTGAGTCGCTTGCAAAGACTGTCTGCACAGGTATGTAAACTGCTACGCCAGTCATCATCACTGTAAATTGGCCGAGCAATGCCAGCCGTAAGCACCTGATCCAAGCGCACCTGCTCTAGAGTTTCATCCATACGCTCTAAGGGTGCTACCAAAGCCACTAACTGGGCGGCAGCTCGTAGATAGCCTTTTTCCTCTTCTGCCCAAATGCGCGCTTCAGTACCTTCTACCGCCAAAAAGCCCAGTAACTCTCCATGAGACACAATAGGGGCAGCCATCAGCGATCGTGCGCGAATTTGTTTCATTAACTTCCCGGTTGCTTCGGTTTTCAGAGAGCTATGGGCCTCTCCGATCGAGACCAAGCGGCCAGCATTCAGTGCTTCGTAGAAACTACCAAGATCCTGAACTGTAATTCCAGACGTTGCTTGGCCTAGATCAGCATAAGGAGCAACTCGCTGGCGATTACCTAACCGTCGCCAAAAGAAACGTCGTTCTCGTTCAAACCAGTAAATATTGGTGCGGGATGGCCCCAAAAACTCATGGGTATGTTCAACAACAGCCTCTAACCGCTCCGTAAAGCCAGATATTGACAATATTTCTGACACTAAAACAGACAGTGGATGCTCAGAATTACGAACTTGTTGGCGATGCCAGTCAGCTTCAATTTGATAAAGAGTACCGCCTAACCCACCAAATACCATCGACAGTCTGGCTTTATCTTCTGCACGGGGAGAAACACCCCAGAGGTGTGACCCTAGCAAAACAACGCCAAAGCATCGATCTTTGTAGCGGATGGGGAAAACCATCGTGCCCTGGATTTCGTATTGCTGAGCTGCCTTTTGCCATTCTCCTGCCCTTGTTTCCACCTGTAAGTTGGGCACACCAATCGGACGCTGCTGAATCACGACTTGCTCCAGCAAATCACCTGGCGTAAGGTCAAACCGCTGGCGCAACAGTGGACTGCTGCCATAGGGCACAACACCCCCTCTGCCCACTAGGCGGTGGTCAAGATGATCGTATAGCCCAACCCAGATCAGCCGATAGTGAAACTCTGATTGCAAATAGGCTAAGGTCGTTTCTACTAAGACATCGATATTACTTTCCTCTCGCAGTGTTTGCAAGACACGACCCAGTGCCACGAGTTGCTTGGCATAGGTTGACGGCTCTGGTGATTGACCCATAGGATAACGGCACTAGCTAATGCAGGTAGCAAAATTACTCAAAAACCCACAACGCTGCTGGGTTTAGTGTAAATCTGGGCATTTGTAACGATACTTAATAAACGATACTTGATATATGTGTAGAATTTCCCCTTAGCCACAAGAAATACTAGAGTCCCCTAGCTGAACGCAACTGACACAAGCAACGAGGATTGATGAGTTTCCTCCCTGTGGGGATAAGGATTCTCGGCAGTCCATCTTTACTCATGACAGCCATCTACTCAGATAATAAGCTTCTTGCAAAGAATTTTTCCGCCCAGCCTTAAGGAGTAAGGCTCCACTGAAAGCCAGTGGTATGAGAGGTTGATATAGGTGAATGTGATGCTTAATGATCGAACCGCAGTACTCTTGCCAACGTCACTCGTAAGTCAAGTGACAGGTTCGATCGCTCCTGATGGTAATAAAGACTGTCTCGTTGCAGAAGATTCTAATTCAGTTAATTATAGGATTGCTTCACAATTAATGGTTGCTTCCTTATAACAATTGGTCACTAATGATTGGTGATGAAGTGATTGGTGATGAAGTAGAGTTGGCCATACCTAAAGTTTGAAGCAATAGCTTGAACCCAGCGCAGTGCATCTTTGCAGGCCAAAACCTGCTACTGTTGTCGACTACTTCTGAGACTATCAACTATTGATGACTCTTGACATCTATCAGCACCTGATCCGCCCCTTGCTCTTTCGATGGCACACGAATCCAGAGCAATTACATACCTATTTGCTTCAGACTCTCAGTCAACTGGAAGCACAGGCTACTCAACCAGCGGTCAACTGGCTAGCTAGTGTTATGGCTAGCACATTTTGTGTTCGAGATCCACGGCTACATCAACGCCTCTGGGGGCTGTTGTTTCCTAACCCCGTCGGATTAGCTGCAGGGTTTGATAAAGATGGCAGTGCTGTTATAGCTTGGCCACTGCTAGGGTTTGGCTTTGCTGAACTTGGTACAGTCACCCTGCACGCTCAGCCTGGAAACCCTCGTCCACGCTTATTTCGACTACCAGACGATCGAGCAATCCTTAATCGCATGGGGTTCAACAATCACGGTGCTGCCGCATTGGCAGAGCGCCTGCGCCAGTATGACAAAATCAGGTGCACGGTTCCATGGTTACAGACCACACCCCACAATCAGGAATACCCATCGGCTAGTTGGGATGACGCACCATCGGATGGTAAGTTGACGCTCTGCCACCCTCTACGTTCGATGCCAATCGGGATCAACCTAGGCAAATCAAAAATTACACCCTTAGAGAAAGCTGTCGAAGATTATGTGGGCAGTTTCCAGTTACTGCGCCACCTAGGTGACTATTTTGTGGTAAATGTTAGCTCGCCTAACACACCAGGGCTACGATCGCTGCAAGCCGTGGAACATTTGGATCCAATCCTAGCAGCCCTTCAAGCTCATAACCATGACCGCAAACCCTTATTAATCAAAATTGCCCCCGATCTCAGTTGGGATGAAATCTCCATGATCGTTGCCTTGGCTAAGACCCACCAACTGGCTGGGATCATTGCTACTAACACTACTGTTAGCCGAGATAGACTCCGTACCCAACGGCTGGCTGCCACAGGTACACTCGTCTCTGAAGAGGATGGCGGTATTAGTGGTGCTCCTCTGCGCGATCAAGCGACAGCC
It contains:
- a CDS encoding GAF domain-containing protein → MGQSPEPSTYAKQLVALGRVLQTLREESNIDVLVETTLAYLQSEFHYRLIWVGLYDHLDHRLVGRGGVVPYGSSPLLRQRFDLTPGDLLEQVVIQQRPIGVPNLQVETRAGEWQKAAQQYEIQGTMVFPIRYKDRCFGVVLLGSHLWGVSPRAEDKARLSMVFGGLGGTLYQIEADWHRQQVRNSEHPLSVLVSEILSISGFTERLEAVVEHTHEFLGPSRTNIYWFERERRFFWRRLGNRQRVAPYADLGQATSGITVQDLGSFYEALNAGRLVSIGEAHSSLKTEATGKLMKQIRARSLMAAPIVSHGELLGFLAVEGTEARIWAEEEKGYLRAAAQLVALVAPLERMDETLEQVRLDQVLTAGIARPIYSDDDWRSSLHTCADSLCKRLNAERFIVLFYDSDQRVFDVCYQAQPANRRPLSSPLPALSDTDYNMLERSRQPIGIESFDEDLRLRSWRDAFVDVGIKSALVCAIGGNDKLEGLILIGYDVTRAWSTAERDLVSVVSQQIGLIVHQWQLQQQASRQQEIAQTVDRGLTAIQQATDVDRLERVALQHLAQVLQVPLVALVSWQPGASTGRLLTNPNPRPGFAIDTNREVAVQTDKLIQGALGGDGLVKLSRNQLPSDTRQWLNGQDIGQVLVMALRTSPVHEPTGVIIVADEIARVWFDRHLNAFGILVNQLAWFRRYLTLTQRLHADVERLEQLNWYKHRRIEDLCRVLTNSVNRIQDLLAQTNGRLDTQPLQGLQFQQAIRQLEEVTQDMLALTTTEQWQLTLDIQPIPITGLLKRAIDRVEAYVKQQQLWIQVHNQQGNLLINTDAVKIELVLHELLVMACQRCEPKGRIDIWCRSSDPRWLEISMTDSGSIDAVVLETLRAKQHNDLLAKTSINVESGLHLLICQVLVHQVGGELHLYNLEDGRVLSRLVLPLGTSFSVKPSTHSDVPGY
- a CDS encoding quinone-dependent dihydroorotate dehydrogenase, encoding MTLDIYQHLIRPLLFRWHTNPEQLHTYLLQTLSQLEAQATQPAVNWLASVMASTFCVRDPRLHQRLWGLLFPNPVGLAAGFDKDGSAVIAWPLLGFGFAELGTVTLHAQPGNPRPRLFRLPDDRAILNRMGFNNHGAAALAERLRQYDKIRCTVPWLQTTPHNQEYPSASWDDAPSDGKLTLCHPLRSMPIGINLGKSKITPLEKAVEDYVGSFQLLRHLGDYFVVNVSSPNTPGLRSLQAVEHLDPILAALQAHNHDRKPLLIKIAPDLSWDEISMIVALAKTHQLAGIIATNTTVSRDRLRTQRLAATGTLVSEEDGGISGAPLRDQATAVIRFIWQQTQGTIPIVGVGGIFNADDAWEKITAGASLIQLYTGWVYEGPWIIRRILSGLLQKLEIHGLESLTNAVGLNC